Proteins from a single region of Corylus avellana chromosome ca11, CavTom2PMs-1.0:
- the LOC132165191 gene encoding pentatricopeptide repeat-containing protein At5g66631-like, with protein MYLKQLFRQSFSYSTLSRSSLTPLSSLNAISLYFQRSQLISSLKHALKSNASLKSLTSLVNTPLLDSFVVSRALQYAPSADSALSLVKILEKVPHFSHSRTTLKALGIVLARFRRFSELQGLIDSIRNNEFPGVSKESIDMDEFMWYAASGDVDSVLRLWDKTKGRRGRRCIEAYNILMGVHAKAGNDFEAVKVFYKMMEENAVPNPRTYATIIEHLVSSSKLDSAIEVFHILPRMRIKRSSRMYTALLKGFVDARRFEVVSDLRNEMQIDGVLLPLRQCSHEEGEDDDEEDEDGGDVELASKIKFEPEILSALDDTNLAWTSVLVCKILWRMLPNNSVDDIWAFYCWLGNKPGRFTHDAYTASTMLKILTLRWSRGFYGEAREKRFKDYWDGELVTKLKEDGISLSYVTLNYIIDRRTVRGILRLFRRAEEICHPLSKFHHMILYSSLMRRVSRRQYVVLRGPLDFLDEMILRGILPDIPTFTGLMQYFSVKKDLRTVLKLFRMVQRNNLKPDAFMFQILIRAYLRRGKVDRAFKTFQDMRDSNFMPDSATKAVLVKHLSKEGMSEEVTVVEAGNQEINHLPPLPLNGYIWNVSSFDLKRIYDIYFDSFRATSS; from the coding sequence ATGTATTTAAAGCAGTTGTTTCGGCAAAGTTTCTCTTACAGCACGTTGTCTAGGAGTTCATTGACGCCATTGTCATCCTTGAACGCAATCTCCCTTTATTTCCAAAGAAGCCAACTTATTTCCTCCCTCAAACACGCTCTCAAGTCCAATGCATCGTTGAAGTCGCTTACATCTCTTGTGAACACTCCTCTTTTGGACTCCTTTGTGGTCTCTCGCGCCCTCCAGTACGCGCCGTCAGCAGACTCCGCTCTCTCGCTTGTAAAAATCCTAGAGAAGGTTCCGCATTTTTCACATTCCCGAACGACCCTCAAAGCTTTGGGCATAGTCCTTGCCAGGTTTCGAAGATTCTCTGAGCTTCAAGGCTTGATTGACTCCATTCGTAACAATGAATTCCCTGGCGTTAGCAAAGAAAGCATTGATATGGACGAGTTCATGTGGTACGCGGCTTCCGGAGATGTCGACTCCGTACTGCGCCTTTGGGATAAGACAAAAGGTCGTAGGGGCCGTCGATGCATTGAGGCGTACAACATACTCATGGGTGTTCATGCCAAAGCGGGCAACGATTTCGAGGCCGTGAAGGTTTTTTATAAGATGATGGAGGAGAACGCGGTTCCTAACCCTCGAACGTACGCAACCATAATTGAACACCTTGTAAGTTCAAGCAAATTGGACTCTGCCATAGAGGTGTTCCATATATTGCCGAGAATGAGGATCAAGCGCTCCTCGAGGATGTACACTGCTTTGTTAAAGGGGTTTGTGGATGCAAGACGGTTCGAAGTTGTTAGTGATCTTAGGAATGAAATGCAGATTGATGGAGTACTTTTGCCATTGCGTCAATGTAGTCATGAGGAGGGagaggatgatgatgaggaggatGAGGATGGAGGAGATGTGGAGTTGGCgtcaaaaatcaaatttgagCCGGAAATTTTATCGGCATTGGATGACACAAATTTGGCTTGGACAAGTGTCCTAGTCTGCAAGATTCTTTGGCGAATGTTACCGAACAATAGTGTTGACGATATATGGGCGTTTTATTGTTGGTTGGGCAATAAACCGGGACGATTCACTCATGATGCGTACACGGCATCAACAATGTTGAAAATCTTAACATTGCGGTGGAGTAGGGGTTTTTATGGTGAGGCGAGGGAAAAACGATTTAAAGATTATTGGGATGGTGAACTTGTCACAAAATTAAAGGAGGATGGAATTAGCTTATCTTATGTTACTCTTAACTATATTATTGACCGTCGTACGGTGAGAGGTATTTTAAGACTTTTTCGTCGTGCGGAAGAAATTTGTCACCCTCTATCAAAGTTTCATCACATGATTTTGTACTCGTCACTAATGCGAAGAGTGTCACGTAGACAATATGTGGTTCTTCGTGGCCCATTAGATTTTCTTGACGAGATGATTTTACGTGGGATTCTTCCGGATATCCCAACTTTTACTGGATTGATGCAATATTTCTCGGTTAAGAAAGACTTGCGCACAGTGTTGAAGCTTTTTCGAATGGTTCAACGGAATAATTTAAAGCCTGATGCATTTATGTTTCAGATTCTCATCCGTGCTTATCTTAGGCGTGGGAAGGTTGATCGTGCGTTTAAGACTTTCCAAGATATGAGGGACTCTAATTTCATGCCTGATTCTGCCACAAAAGCAGTGCTTGTTAAGCATCTTTCCAAGGAAGGTATGTCGGAGGAAGTGACAGTCGTAGAAGCTGGAAACCAGGAGATTAATCATCTTCCTCCACTTCCATTGAATGGTTATATATGGAATGTTTCCTCATTTGATCTCAAAAGGATCTacgatatatattttgacagcTTTCGAGCTACCTCTAGTTAG
- the LOC132165192 gene encoding uncharacterized protein LOC132165192 encodes MRRAHQSFHRPLLWLYHKHYKTLACNLRSLAECGYLKHLPLLLLQLLQSDTKFETKYWIIDRESSNGTFLSAYHGDADYRFIYNQISDLFSELLKSDLEFLKFGDLHKISLAAKFCPSLNTFFDYATLMCESIARRLFPQDLDLIYKKISEPHYAYRVRDRLRKEVIAPLRRALNSLESHIPAGEVRIQETCLTHSKDTQHNEAHLTCTRERNMNFKNCCVRKYANTKIPVEELLPHKILCSLYDGSCAELANLQWKKMIEHLTMKGKFTNCLACCDVSPSMTGFCTTVSIALGLLISDLSQGPWRGKIMTFSHDPRLQKIEGIDLQSRTDFMETIMDWGLEIDLRKVFLHILEVAVKENIDKDKMVKTVFVFTSMEFIETCCHDNWNIDYQKIRNKFHENGYTTLPVIVFWNLLRHRHSFSSVRDFNVLRKSDYDFGLGIVPNGPQGVILIKGFSNELLRLAIENNGVMNPDAIMEMVISDKRYEKVMVCD; translated from the coding sequence ATGCGTAGAGCTCACCAGAGTTTCCACCGTCCTCTTCTTTGGCTTTACCATAAGCATTACAAAACCTTAGCATGCAACCTGAGGTCCTTAGCTGAGTGTGGATATTTGAAACATTTGCCTTTACTTCTCCTTCAGTTGCTGCAAAGTGACACAAAATTTGAAACCAAGTATTGGATTATTGATAGGGAATCCTCAAATGGCACTTTCCTAAGTGCCTATCATGGGGATGCCGATTATCGTTTTATATACAATCAGATATCAGATCTCTTCAGTGAGTTGCTCAAGTCTGATCTTGAGTTCTTGAAATTTGGTGATCTTCATAAAATCAGTCTCGCAGCTAAGTTTTGCCCCTCCCTCAACACATTTTTTGATTACGCAACACTTATGTGTGAGAGCATCGCCAGAAGGCTCTTTCCCCAAGATTTAGAtttaatatataagaaaatttcAGAGCCTCATTACGCATATAGAGTCAGAGATCGTCTACGTAAAGAAGTCATTGCCCCGCTTCGTAGAGCTTTAAACTCGCTCGAGTCTCACATTCCAGCCGGGGAGGTTCGCATACAGGAGACTTGTTTGACACACAGTAAAGACACACAGCATAACGAAGCTCATCTAACATGCACTAGAGAAAGAAACATGAATTTCAAAAACTGTTGTGTGAGGAAATATGCAAATACAAAGATCCCAGTTGAAGAATTACTTCCTCACAAGATCTTGTGTTCTCTTTACGATGGCAGTTGTGCCGAACTTGCTAATTTACAATGGAAGAAAATGATCGAACACCTCACAATGAAGGGGAAGTTTACAAATTGTCTTGCATGTTGCGATGTCTCACCTAGCATGACTGGGTTTTGTACTACAGTTAGCATTGCACTCGGGCTTCTAATTTCAGATTTGAGCCAAGGCCCATGGAGAGGAAAGATTATGACATTCAGCCATGATCCTCGGCTTCAAAAGATTGAAGGAATTGATCTACAAAGTAGGACTGATTTCATGGAGACCATAATGGATTGGGGATTGGAAATAGATCTTCGAAAGGTGTTTCTTCACATCTTGGAAGTTGCAGTCAAAGAAAACATTGATAAAGACAAGATGGTGAAGACAGTTTTTGTGTTTACTAGTATGGAATTCATTGAAACTTGCTGCCATGATAATTGGAATATTGATTAtcagaaaattagaaataagtTTCATGAAAATGGATACACCACTCTGCCTGTTATAGTTTTTTGGAACTTATTAAGACATCGTCACAGCTTCTCCTCAGTAAGAGATTTTAATGTCTTGAGGAAATCAGATTATGACTTTGGGTTAGGTATAGTGCCAAATGGGCCTCAAGGAGTAATTCTGATTAAAGGCTTTTCAAATGAATTGTTGAGATTGGCTATAGAGAATAATGGGGTTATGAACCCTGACGCCATCATGGAAATGGTCATCTCTGACAAAAGATATGAGAAAGTCATGGTTTGCGATTAA